CGGCTCGAGCACCCCGCGCAGGCGGCGGCGCGCCGAGGACTGAGGCCCATCGTCCCGGCAGGCGGCCGGATCCGGTTCGCGAACCGGCACTGATCACCCGGCTGTCACCGGGCCCGGCTATCGTGCCGGGGCGTGAGGGGATCCACGGGCACCGCTTCGCGGATGGGGAATCGCGGCCGGACGTTGCCGCAGCGGCACACACCGCGCCGGGTCACCGTGCTGTTGCCGGTGCTCGGCCTGGTCGCGGTCGCGCTCTGCGCACTGCTGCTGTTCGGCCTCGGCACCGCCAGGGTCGGGGTACTCGCCGTGGTGATCGGCACGGCCGCCGCGGTCATACCGGTGGCGGTGGTGGCCGCCACCTTCCTGTGGATCGACCGGTGGGAACCGGAGCCGGGCAGGCTGCTGCTGCTCTCGTTCTTCTGGGGCGCCTGCGTGGCCACGCTGACCGCGCTGCTGATCAACGACACCGCGGCGACCGTGGGGGACATGCTGCTCGGCAGCGGTCAGGGGGACAAGATCAGCGCCATCGTCTCCGCCCCACTGGTCGAGGAGGCGGTGAAGGCCATGCCGGTGCTGGCCATATTCCTGCTGCGGCCGAGGGAGTTCGACGGCGTGGTGGACGGGATCGTCTACGCCGGGTTCAGCGCGGCCGGGTTCGCCTTCACCGAGAACATCTACTACTTCGGCCGCGCGTTCGCCGAGCACGGCTTCGGCGACGGGACCAGCGCGGGCGTGCTGGCCGCCTTCATCCTGCGCGGGGTGCTCTCCCCGTTCACCCACCCGTTGTTCACCGTGCTCATCGGAATCGGGATCGGCGTCGCGGCCCGCAGCACCAGCCGCAAGCTGCGGGTGCTGGCACCGCTGGGCGGGTATCTGGCCGCGATCAGCCTGCACGCGCTGTGGAACGCGGCCGCGACCCTCGGCGGCGCGATCACCTTCCTCAACGTGTACTTCCTGATCATGGTGCCGATGTTCATCGGGGTGCTGTTGGCGGTGTTGTGGCAGCGGCGCAGGGAGCAGCGGATCATCGCCGCGGCGTTGCCCGCGATGGTGCGGGCCAAGTGGATCGCGCCATCGGAGGTCGAACTGCTGGCCAGCCTTTCCGGGCGGCGGCAGTGGCGGCGGCAGGCCGCACGGGAGTCCGGGCGGCGCGCGGCGGCCGCGGTGGCTGCCTACCAGGCCAGCGTGACGGAGCTGGCCTTCCTGCGCCGCAACGTCGCCGTCGGTACCGCCGAAGGTGACCCCGGCCACCGGCAGGAGCGGCTGCTCGCTGCCCTGCGCGCGGCACGGGCGGAGGCGGTGCGGCTGGCCGCCGACCGGCCGGAACCGGCTCCGGGTGGGTGACCCGCTCCGGGTGAAGCTCATCACCTCCCGCGCGCGCTCCGCCCGGCCGGGGGCTACTCTCGCGCCCGTCGTCTGGTACCCGCGAGCGGATGCGGGACTGGAACGAGAATGGGAGTTTCGAAGGTGATGTGCAGCCGCAGGGGCATGCGATGACGCGCCCGGCCCGCCTCGCGGTCGGCGTGGTGTCGGCAGGCCGGGTGGGCAGCGTGCTCGGCGCCGCACTCGCCAGGGCCGGGCACACCGTGGTCGCGGCCGCCGGGATTTCCGACGCCTCGATCCGCCGGGCCGAGCGGTTGCTGCCGGAGGTCCCGTTGCTGCCTGCCGACGAGGTCGTCCGCAGGGCCGACCTGGTACTGCTTGCCCTCCCCGACGACGCGCTCGCCGATATGGTGCGCGGGCTGGCCACCACCGGTGTGCTGCGCGCGGGACAGATCGTGGTGCACACCTCCGGCGCGCACGGCGTGGGAATCCTCGAGCCCGCCACCGAACTCGGCGCACTGCCGCTGGCCCTGCATCCGGTGATGACCTTCACCGGCCGCACCGAGGACCTGGAACGGATCACCGCCTGCTCGATCGGGGTGACCGCGAACGCCGAGGACGAGGCCGCGTGGAATGTCGGCGAGGCGCTGGCGATGGAGATGGGCGCCGAGCCGGTCCGGATCCCGGAGTCCGCGCGCGGGCTGTACCACGCCGCGCTGGCCCATGGCGCGAACCACCTGATCACGCTGGTCGCCGACTGCGTGGAACTGCTGCGCGAATCCGGAATCCCCAGCGGCGAGAAGGTGCTCGGTCCGTTGCTGTCCGCGGCGCTGGACAATGTGCTGCGGCACGGCGATCGCGCGCTCACCGGGCCGGTCGCCAGGGGCGACACCGGTACCGTCCGCACCCACCTCGAGGTGCTGGGGCAACGGGCTCCCGAGGTCGTCGACTGCTACACCACCCTCGCCAGGCGGACCGCGGCGCGGGCCAGTGGCTCCGGGCTGTTGCCGGAACCGGCCGCCACCG
The sequence above is drawn from the Amycolatopsis aidingensis genome and encodes:
- a CDS encoding Rossmann-like and DUF2520 domain-containing protein, with the protein product MRDWNENGSFEGDVQPQGHAMTRPARLAVGVVSAGRVGSVLGAALARAGHTVVAAAGISDASIRRAERLLPEVPLLPADEVVRRADLVLLALPDDALADMVRGLATTGVLRAGQIVVHTSGAHGVGILEPATELGALPLALHPVMTFTGRTEDLERITACSIGVTANAEDEAAWNVGEALAMEMGAEPVRIPESARGLYHAALAHGANHLITLVADCVELLRESGIPSGEKVLGPLLSAALDNVLRHGDRALTGPVARGDTGTVRTHLEVLGQRAPEVVDCYTTLARRTAARASGSGLLPEPAATEVTRLLDDPDGRETP
- a CDS encoding PrsW family intramembrane metalloprotease; this encodes MGNRGRTLPQRHTPRRVTVLLPVLGLVAVALCALLLFGLGTARVGVLAVVIGTAAAVIPVAVVAATFLWIDRWEPEPGRLLLLSFFWGACVATLTALLINDTAATVGDMLLGSGQGDKISAIVSAPLVEEAVKAMPVLAIFLLRPREFDGVVDGIVYAGFSAAGFAFTENIYYFGRAFAEHGFGDGTSAGVLAAFILRGVLSPFTHPLFTVLIGIGIGVAARSTSRKLRVLAPLGGYLAAISLHALWNAAATLGGAITFLNVYFLIMVPMFIGVLLAVLWQRRREQRIIAAALPAMVRAKWIAPSEVELLASLSGRRQWRRQAARESGRRAAAAVAAYQASVTELAFLRRNVAVGTAEGDPGHRQERLLAALRAARAEAVRLAADRPEPAPGG